CCAATGGACTGATAATGCTCAAAGAGACAGAACACATGTAGGCAGAAGTCGGGAGAAGAACGTTCTTGTCCTGCCATATCGTAATACCAGTAATTGACAGTCCTATGACACGCAATGGTTTTTAATCCCTGTGTAGGATCTATCAGAGAGCCGGAATTTTACGTCCGCCCCGGTACTGAAGAATTGATTCCCACGTCAGTCGTTGAGACATCAAATAATgtcgctcagaaagagacGTGAATATCTGACTAAATGACAAGGGCCGTATGACTCGGGTTGTCTTGTGGATAATATGGTATAGAATCGTGAAGAAAACGAATGGCTCTGGCTTAGTGGAGACCTACGCTTTTGATCGTGCCGCCGGGACTCGTCAATGAGAGGTAAATCGAGTGTCTAGGACCGGAGGTCAATGCTAACAAAAGCGTAGGTCACTTTTTCCCTTCCCCGAAACACAAAGGGATACAAATACCGTAACGCATCAGAATCACTCGCCGGGATTTGCTCGGTTCGAGGCTTTTCCCTGGACGAATAGGATACGCCCGGGGAGATTCGTCTCCTTGACCCGAAGCGGATGACGGATGCAATCGCTTTTTCACCATGCTGAGTCCTGTTCCATGTGAAAACCAGGCACGCTAGGATGGGCCTGGCGTTGATATCACGAGATGGTGATGATTGCCTGGTGAGTACGATTCCTTTTTCTCGAACAACCGTACGCATAAGTTCACTTTCGCAAGACCCAACAGACAGTAATCAACTGTTCCAACTAGAAGTGCAACTGATGCTGATCTAATTTAGGCATTCCTATAAGTGAATAGTTCTCGGTCATTCCACTCGCTTACACAAAGAGATGGAAGAACTTATTCCTACGTCACCCTTCAAACTCCCGCACTAGTAACCGGCCCTAAAGATCTCATAGAGGGGCCCACGGAAATAATGCTGTCCTACGGTGACTCAAAGTTCTGAAGATATGCCACCGAAAGAGAGATGGAGTTGACTTTCTGGTAAAACCAGCCGAAGACCTCGTACAGTCGGTCATACTCCAGAGGTTATCGGACTTGCATGGGCCTTTAGAGGCTGAAACAAGGAAAGATCAACAGGGTCTTTCGTAAAATGCCCCGGAAGGAATGGGAGTAACAAGCCGAATCGGGACTCAAAATGCCGTTCTGAATTTGCTGGTGCCCACACTGTACCCCGCACAATGTCGGCAACTCTGGTTTCGATGTATTATTAGTAGGCTGAGATCCCGATATGGCAATTCTGAAACCCGTGCATCGGCACCAGGCTCTACAGGGTGTAGTGGAATATGCAACTTGCTTACAGCGCTAGCAATCGATGCTGACAGAATTCGCGGGAAGTCAATAACTGGGGAGGATTAGAGTTCATAATGAGCTGTCTCGGCCTATCAAGACATATTGTTAAGATGAGCTTGGTCGTTGCGGGGTGGACAGGGTTTCTCCGGGTTCTCGGCAACGTGATTGTGCCTTGCCGGGGTTGCCAAGTCCGGAGTTGGGGTTATGACAGCTCGGCAAATCCTCGGGTCGTGTGCATTACTTGTTGGGGAGTTTTCTGGCCGCGCTACACTTCTCCAAAGCAGATAATTCAAGTTCGTATCTCTTTGGGAATATCAAACAAATCCCAGCATCTCCACATCCCAATTCATTGTTGAGACCTCTTCTAATCTCTACAAATTATGACGCTTTGTCCCATGGCTTCTGGCTTGGCAATATTGGGAGAGGGCGTCCGTCCGAGCACAGTTGATATAAAAACAGACTCGCTCTCACTAGCAATGGCATCGAAGCCATTCTCTCAGCTCTTTCATTACTCGTGTTTTGTTTACTCATCGAGTGAGCCCTTTGAAGCATGCCGCACGTCAAAGGAGTGGTGGCCGCCCTAGCCACTCTCTCCCTAGTGAATTCCGCTACCACGCAGAATAACCAGGGAGGCAGGGTCATCCAAAACGATACTTACTTCTATGGCCAAAGCCCTCCGGTTTATCCTACTCCCGAAATTTCTGGCAGTGGGGACTGGGATGAGGCGTTTTTCAAGGCACAAGCGTTGGTCTCACAGATGTCCTTGGAGGAGAAGGTCCATCTTACAGGAGGCTCGAAGAATGAAACCAGCGCGTGCGGTGGTTATATCTCCGGTATAAGCCGCCTGGGGTTCCCGGGCATGTGTCTCCAAGACGGCCCGGCTGGGCTTAGAGGTACTGAGGGGGTCAATGGCTATCCGGCCAACGTCCATGTTGGTGCAAGGTATGGTTCCACTGGTGGATACATTGTGTATATATGGCAAATCTGCTGACTTGCACTAGCTGGAATAAGTCCCTCGCCTATGACCGGGCGTATGCAATTGCGGGTGAATTTAAAAGGAAGGGTGCTACTGTGATTCTGGGACCAGCAGTGCTCGGCCCACTGGGTAGGATTGCCCTTGGAGGACGGAATTGGGAGAGTTATGGTGTCGACCCATATCTCAGCGGCATTTTGGGAGCACAGTCGGTAAAGGGAACCCAGGATGGAGGTGTGATCTCGTGCACTAAGGTAAAAAAAGTTCCTTGGCCCAAAACTCTGTAATGCATCGTATGCTAACGGTTATCAGCATTTAATTGGAAATGAGCAAGAAACAGCCCGCAATCCGCAAACTGACCAAAGAACCAAGCACACAATcgagtcatcctcatccaacaTAGATGACAAGACCATGCATGAAATGTATTTGTGGCCCTTTGCGGACGCTGTTCATGCCGGAACTGCTAGTATCAGTAAGTGATATATGTCTCTACATCTCAGCTTGATTGTGCTGCAGTGGTCTGACCCGACATCCTTCAGTGTGCTCGTATCAGCGTCTGAACAACAGCTATGGATGCCAAAACAGCAAACTCTTGAATGGTCTTCTCAAGACAGAGCTAGGCTTCCAGGGCTTTGTTGTGACTGATTGGACAGCCCATAGATCAGGAGTGGCAAGTGCCCTAGCTGGCCTTGACATGACCATGCCCTATGGGAGCACATTCTGGGGATCACAGCTGGTTGAAGCTGTCCGCAATGGCACAGTCCCTGAGTCACAGGTTGAAGATATGGTGACCAGAATCCTTGCTGCCTGGTACTACAGCCACCAGGATGATCCAAGTGTTCCCCCAGTTGGAGTGGGTCTTCCTTACGATGTTCTAAGCTCACACGAGCTAGTAGATGCTCGAGATCCTGAAGACACAAGTACTCTTATGGAGGGAGCAATCCAAGGCCATGTGCTTGTGAAAAATGTCGACAAGGCCCTCCCGCTTATAAAGCCACGCATGCTTGCTGTCTATGGATATGATGCTAAGACACCTGAAAAAAACAACCCTAGCAGTGGGATGGGCGATTGGTCCCTGGGATTTGAGTCGAACGACCATCGAACGGTAATTTGCGGATTCGGGCCTGACGGTGGAAAGTGCCCACCTTTCTCTCCAATTGCCAACGGAACCTTGATGGGCGGCGGAGGCTCCAGCTCCATCAGTCCCTTCTATGTTGACAGTCCATTGCAAGCGCTGGCAGCACGTGCGCGGAAAGATGAGACGCAGCTATTCTGGGACGTTGAAAACTCAGCCAGCAGCGTCCCCGGATCAACCGACGCGTGTTTGGTTTTCATCAATGCCTTCTCCTCTGAGGGAGTTGACCGCCCGAGCCTTCGCGATGACTACTCAGACGCATGGGTGCAGAATGTCGCTTCCCAGTGTCAGAACACCATCGTTGTGGTGCACAACGCCGGAATCCGCCTGGTAGACCAGTGGATCGACCACCCCAATATCACTGCTGTCATTCTCGCCCACCTCCCCGGCCAGAACTCTGGTGAGGCCATCACCCAAATCCTCTACGGCGACGTCAGCCCCAACGGGAAACTTCCCTACACCATTGCCCGGAACGAATCCGACTACGGCGCAATCCTCGAACCAGTCATCACCACGACCAACAGCTGGGACCGATACTACTTGCAGGATAACTTCACAGAGGGTGTTTACATCGACTACCGCGCCTTCGATGAGGGTGATATCAAGCCCCGTTTCGAATTCGGCTTCGGTCTCACATACACCACATTCAAGTACTCTAACCTGAAAATCGAGAACAGTGTCGATCTGTCGACCTTGTCCCCCTTCCCCGATGGCGATATCATCCCCGGTGGCCACGCAGACCTCTGGGACACCATCGCCACTGTCACTGCTGATGTGACCAACACCGGCGATATGCCAGCTGCAGAAGTTGGCCAGCTTTACGTCACAATCCCAAGTGACGGCCAGCCCATGAAGCAGCTGCGTGGATTTGACAAGATTATGGTTCGTCCAGGTGAGACGAAGACCTTTGAATTTGAGCTTCGGAGGCGGGATCTCAGTGTTTGGGATGTCGCTGCGCAGCAGTGGAAATTGCTTTCTGGTTCTGAGTATCAATTATCTGTTGGAGCGAGctctgtcacggcgctctactaggatgatggaacgtccaactcatgggttctacctaggtagctatcgacgagaataatcaacatgaggaaggaagaaaggaggtaacgccatatttatcaacaaagcaataaagcaaacaaccacacctcacgtgataatcaaccaacgtgaccaggccgtcacattaccccccggcttcaataggcattgtcctcaatgtcatggtcaacccacaggtaagaaaacatgagaaggcaacaatacatgagacacttgaaaaagaaaaacacatgaacatgtccaaacatctccaaaaatcaatcatcgagatcattaaggtcatcaagacggtttgcctctaaccttgcaatcatctgctggttccatattttattggattccttgtgtgccttcatggaacaatccttcacccaatgatcagaggagccacatctcacacaggatccttgttgtcgtcgtctgttcctttcatctagggaggtggacgctgctgacagggagttgatattgatgacgctgaggtccataggatcagacttggtgtgagagccagattggtgtgattgagagtgggaaacattggtggaatttgagctgaaagaatgacttcccaattgttgaaccacacgaaggaaatcagtgtatgattttggaagattcaactgctggttgagacgtcctcggagagtaggattgaggcctttcctgaacgctgaaatcttggtgacatcaggccaatctttgccctttgcctcataaagaatcctctcaaacttggcgatgtaggctgccacagattcaccactatcctgctttaggactagtagataatcttcagcttcttgaaccttgttggggttgtcataaaccagagatagttgatcaaggatggtgttgtaatcccaggtgttggtgtcttctgcataagataactggggaagaactagagcttggactttgctttccagattcagatagacatagtagaactgagccactgcatcaccaatagctggagcatcaatcctaagcttagccttcatcgaagcaagccaggtatcaaacttcaaagattggccattgaatttctcgggatcagggaggcatggctttggtcgttgaagtggtttgggttcatttttgacggattcgatttcattctggagggcgcggatcgtagaagaaaattcgtttcggagttcttgaaaggggtccatgatctttaagaaagggatcgtgagcttgaatcttgaaaaacttaagtcttgagaacttgaaggggtgccagcatagtcgcaaccactggacttcttgaaagttgaacttgaatatgccaacaacagaagtttcagtcctgagctctagaaacttaactgaagcagcgcttgacttgacttgaggatgaacttgaggatggaaacttgaatggagacactgttatagcctggccagctcccgaactgcggcaccagcgaatcccttgaagggagaagcctttggtatttctctccctaaggtataaaaggaggatgttgattattatgtcacggcgctctactaggatgatggaacgtccaactcatgggttctacctaggtagctatcgacgagaataatcaacatgaggaaggaagaaaggaggtaacgccatatttatcaacaaagcaataaagcaaacaaccacacctcacgtgataatcaaccaacgtgaccaggccgtcacaagcTCGAGGAAGTTGCTTCTGAATGGGACTTTGTTTCTGTAGATTGATGGAGTAATAATTGATGATCTAGTTGTCGATTCCAGTGATTTGCTTATTCTGTGGTTATAAATAGTCATTTTGATCATTCAAATACCATTCTACCATTATCCAAGTATACATGGTTTTGTATTACCAGAGTCTTTACTGGGTGCTTCACCCGGGGTATGATGCGTTTATAAGTTATCAAACTCTGGGATGTGCTGCGAAGAATCCACGTTTAATAACATCTGGGATCCATCCAGGAAATATTGCAATCATAGATTAGACAGGAGACTCCGCGATAAAAGCCAGAAAGGACTGTCGTCTGAAGAGATATCTAATATCTGCAACTATATAAACATATATCAACGTAAACAGAGACATTATATTTATACCCCATCCAATGCAATATTACTTGAGTTGATAAGTCCATCATTCCAAACACTTGACCTCGATGATCAATGCCTTCCCAATAACGCCCTACCAGCACCCAGTTTGAACCATATTTTGTCACTCTGGAGCCTGGTGTGCCATACCAAGTGATGCATACCATGAGGCCCTGTCCCGGATTCCTGCAAGAGAATGAATCAAAGTCTGGGGCAAATAAAACTTCACAACAGGAAGGTGGAACAACCACTGAGGATGAGGCTATTATCGCTGCGGCATTTTCGTATGTCACATACCTTGATGTGAAACCAACATGTCGGGTGGAGGTAGGGAATGAAATGAACTGGATTGCTTGGTATTGATATGGATCAAAGGAGGAGGTTTTGAAGGGACAGAGTGCTGGAGGTGGTCTTGTGCAGAGCCTGATGGGGCCCAAAAGGCGCCCTGAGCGGGTGGGGGACAGTGAGATGCTAGCATCTCCACTTGGATGCAGGATTTAACTATTTTCAGGGTTGGAGAGTGAAAATAATGTGTAGACTGAAATAATTCTTATTTGGCTTCGCCATATTTCATGGCTGTGAATAGACTTCATATCGGCCTGTTGTATTGTAGGGGCTAGGTCGGGCCAACCCGTGTATACACATGTAAATAGACAAACAAGAGCACTTGAGCACTCgtgtgtatgtgtatataGGCTAGTAAGGGAATCTTGAATGGAACATTTACCGCGGGTAGTGTCATTGATGAAAACTTAAAGACAAGCCCTTAGTCTAGAAAGCTCGCTTGATCCCACCTCATAAGAGAATCGGTAATGAAACATGACCTCAGCTCATCAGTAAATGATGAGGTTCGATAAGTTAGTCGGGACGATGTGGCTTGGAGTAATGGGAAAAAAAGGAGCAAGGTGGCTTCTTTAATGTCTTTGTATTCGTAATTCCAAAAATATCCTCCTGGATAGCACGTAAATAGACAACTACTAGCCGTGGGATGAGTTGAGGAGTAGGCAAATATGCAAGCACATAATGTGCTGGGCTAGGGCTTAATTCACCAGGACAACGGAACGCAAACTACTACAATTTAGcaacaccatcaccatccaACAAATTCACAGCCTCCCTGACAGCACTCTGGCCCCGTTCAATCGCTCCATCTACAAACCCCCTCCAACCATCCGCCCAATCCGCACTCGCAAACACCACCCGTCCATGGGGccgttgcagctcttcgagatATATTGATGCACTATTCGAACCCCAACATGCCCACGCTCCCTTGGAATAAGGATCATTCTTCCAGTCATGGGTGACGTACGCCTCAACGTCCGCATCGCGGTTGATATCCTGCCTGAACCGATTGATGATATGGTGGTGGTCGTTCTTATCAGGAAGGCGGTCGTTGTAGCCGAATCCAATGCACCATGTTCCAGAGGGAGATGGTTTGGTTCCGTTGTGgtcaaagaaagcaaagacaAAGGAGGAGTTACTGTTGGTTCCGTCAGCTGTTGCGAACCAGGGTTGTTGGGTGGCTGAGAGTTTGAAATGGATTTTGGCTCCGGTGTTGATGTGCTTTTTCGCGAGGGCTGCTTGTCGGAGAGGGGACACCGGAGGGTTGAAGGTGATGTTGTCAAGACAGTTTCTAACATGATTAGTATCCTGTCTGAGAAATAATGCTGAAGACTCACAGTGGAATAGTTGATACAACCGCTTTAGCTTTGACTTCTCCATTTGAAGTGTTGATAACAACTTTATTGCTTCCGATATGGTTGATCTGACGAACCGTGGTGTTGAACAAGCGATCCCCGTTATAATCACCCAGAATAGCCCGTGAGAACGCAGTCATTCCTCCGTGTCCAATCTTATAAATCCCAGCCATCTCAAAAACGCGCGCCATGCTGTGTCCTCCCAGAGCATACCATCTCAGCGCCTCCACAAACCCCATATCCTTTCCCAGCGCACTACCGAACGTGCTAATATTCGACTGGAAGAGTTCCCTATGTCGCTGTGAGATCTTGTCTGGTAGCTGATCCAATCGGTCTTGCACAGTCAAATGGTCATATCTCTTCCACATCGCGGGTTCCCGGAGAGGATCATGCGGATACGGCATCAACGCCCGACTATTCAGTCCATCAATATTGAAGAACACCTCTGCCACTCTCTCAAGCGCCTCAATATTATCCGCAATAGaaacctcctcaatctcaCCCCCCGAAGATTTGAAAAACTGCCTCTCCGGCGCCAACGTGCCCGCAGACGTCTTCAAATACCGATGCAAGCCATACCGTTGCAATTCATTATATACATGCGGCTGCGCCCAGTGCACCCACGTGCCTCCCATCTCGAGCTCTTTGCCAAGTACTTTAGCCGTCCAGGTGCGGCCGCCGATCCGGTCGCGGGCTTCGATGAGAAGGACATTTAAGTTGTGTCTCTGGATGAGGTCGCGCGCGGCAATGAGGCCTGCAAATCCCGCgccgatgacgatgatatcGTAGTGTGGCTTTATGGTTGGGGAGCTTGGTTGTATGGAGTCTGTTTGGAGGCCTGAGTGAGTATGGTTCGGGGTCCAGAGGAAGCCTTCCTTGGTGTGTGGCATTTTGACGAGTTCAGTGATCCTTGATGATTGATGAttcaaagaaagaaaagaaaactgCGCGAATATAGGTCTGCTATATGTAAAGTTCATCTACAGCAGTCTTTATATAGATGCGGAGTGTACACTATGCCAGACCTTACCGACGCACTTCTTTACCCAATCCGGAAAGTCACAGCGTAGAGTCCAACAGGGGGCAGGAGTATATTAGGAAATTTTGTGCGTTCAGTTGCTTAGCTTATAGCAGTACTAGAGGTGGTCCCGCAGGGTAATTCTAGATAGAGTATCTAGCGATTTGTTCCTCGCTGGTAGGCATAGTAACTACTAATCTAAGTCATGATTATTGCTACTCGCCGTGGTATCGCCGCGAAGAAGCAGAACGCCTAAGGGTTGCTCGGTGGCGTTATAGAAACACATGCCTAATAGTAGAGCTATCCTCTTTTCACTACAGTATCTTCTGTGTGAAGACCCATTCATAAGCCTTTCCAATTTGGTCATTGTCTCCCAAGAAAACTAGTGATAAAGGGTCGAATACAATTTGGAAAGCAATTACGCACAGCGAGTTCTTTGTCTTACACGTGGTAGCTTATCCAATTCATCTATATCCTATCACTCATGATCCTATCACTCATGAACCCACTGTCTTTCTAATTCTCGGCTCAATTGGGAATACCTGTTCCTCCTCATTGACATCCTTGAATACATTGTCCCAGCGGGTACGAAGTGGCTTGGGAGTCTCCCAGGCAAATTCGGGGTTACGAAGCCACAATCTCATCAAATGGCGCCTGTAATTCATCTATCAGTATCATTAACATTTTTTTTAAAGAGACGGAATAGAAGGGGAAAAaggagagaggaaagaaataaaaagcCTTACTCTTTACCAGGCTCATCTCGAAATGCATTCCGGGCGTGGAATATGCTGAGATTATTGATATACTGGACGTCTCCCTTGCGGAAGCCTAATGTAGCGGCATGTTCTTCAGCAAGGAAGTGAAGCGCATCGCGAGCCTCGGCTtgggcctcggtaatcgggggGATGTTGGACGACCGTGGTTGTGAGAGAAATCCTGTAAAGTATCTCCGAGCATATTGGATCACAACCCGCTCCGGGGTAGAAGGGGTAGCGGCTTGATGATAAAGCAAGGGCCGGTTGGTGTAGGGCTTTTGGGGGTCGTTGAAACTGTAGGATGGAATAAGTTTATTAGTAAAGGGGAATTGAGGATTCAGTAACTTTACAAGTTATTTTGCACTCACCCATCAACGGGCCAGTCTTGCGAGAGGGTGTGAATCAAGTCAGGCCTCTCTTTTGCTAGGACGTTATACACAAGCCAATTGCTAGCAATGTAGCTCTCCCCCCCTTCCATTGCTGGTTGCAAGCACAGAAGGGAAACGACATCCCCCGCATCTGTGTGAAATACCTGCTTATCAGCAGTGTTGGAAGGGGCACCAATAACATTCTTTCGAGTTTTGTCAGACAAGTCCTTGATATGAGAAAGTACCAGTGACGTCCCATTGGCGAACCTCGTATCTTCTTGTCGTCCACGGATATTGCCGACGTAGGATGACACTCCGGCATATATGATAACATTCTCTTCACGTGAATAGTTATCAACAGGAAGCCCACGAAGGACGAAAAAGCCACGACCGAAGTGCAATTCCTTCGAAAGGCCTCGGAGGATAGGCCCTAGACTAGGAAGCGGAAACGTTGATTGGTTTATGTACCCAAAGACCAAGTTCAATGCTATTCAACAGTTAGATATATTGGTCGCCTTTCGAGGAGAAATACTTGTCACACACGTACATTTGAATGTCTTCAAGGCTTCATCAATTTCATTCAATTGCTTTTCACTCAACTCGTAGATCCAATCATTCCTGGTTTCGATGTCTTTCCCTTCCCAGACTAGAGGCGAGATCAACTCCGCTGGGAATCCAGCAGGTAACTCTTTAGTAAGAACTTCGGTAGCCTTACGCTGCTCAGTGCGTGCTTGGTATTTCTCATAGTCCGGATGATATTGAATATCCGGCTGCCTGGGAGATTTGCCCTCTGTCATTTTGTCAGGCTTTAGTATCGGCGGTTGTGAGAGACTCTGAATGATTCTTGACGAAAGTCTGAATGATTCTGATATTTATGTGCTTTTGTACGATATGATCCTTTAGTTGATGTGGATCAATTACTGCGCGAATTGTCCAATGATAGATATTCTGAGAGTTGCTGCAGTGGACCCTGATTGTCCAAACAACTACGCAATAGAAATGTGTTCAGTTCGTATTCCTAgaaaacttggcgatgtcgGAGGCTACTGCAGATGTATGCAATTGAAATAGTATTTAACTTCTAAGTAGCAAAGACCAGAATACAAGTCTTGTATCCATTTGCGTTTGCACAAAAATTCCGGGGCAGAAAAGATTTGCTACTTAGAGACATGAATCCTCCGCATTCAGCACCATTGTGGATCTGAAAGGCGTCATCTCATGCCATGGTCCCTTAATCTATTTGCGTTTACACCAATTTCAACGAAAGGAAAttagaaaaaagaaaccatcGTCTCAGTTTCCAAGTTGAGACGGTTCATTCACGATAAGATAAATACTATATCCTTCATGCATGTTGTGATCTGAGATTCTCCTCACGCAAGTCACGAAAAAATGGTGACATTTGAGAGGCCTATAAGAGAGTTGAACATGGAAAAGTCCAAAATATAGAACAAG
This region of Aspergillus chevalieri M1 DNA, chromosome 4, nearly complete sequence genomic DNA includes:
- a CDS encoding beta-glucosidase (CAZy:GH3;~COG:G;~EggNog:ENOG410PJ4A;~InterPro:IPR017853,IPR019800,IPR036962,IPR002772, IPR036881,IPR026891,IPR013783,IPR001764;~PFAM:PF14310,PF00933,PF01915;~SECRETED:SignalP(1-22);~go_function: GO:0004553 - hydrolase activity, hydrolyzing O-glycosyl compounds [Evidence IEA];~go_process: GO:0005975 - carbohydrate metabolic process [Evidence IEA]) codes for the protein MPHVKGVVAALATLSLVNSATTQNNQGGRVIQNDTYFYGQSPPVYPTPEISGSGDWDEAFFKAQALVSQMSLEEKVHLTGGSKNETSACGGYISGISRLGFPGMCLQDGPAGLRGTEGVNGYPANVHVGASWNKSLAYDRAYAIAGEFKRKGATVILGPAVLGPLGRIALGGRNWESYGVDPYLSGILGAQSVKGTQDGGVISCTKHLIGNEQETARNPQTDQRTKHTIESSSSNIDDKTMHEMYLWPFADAVHAGTASIMCSYQRLNNSYGCQNSKLLNGLLKTELGFQGFVVTDWTAHRSGVASALAGLDMTMPYGSTFWGSQLVEAVRNGTVPESQVEDMVTRILAAWYYSHQDDPSVPPVGVGLPYDVLSSHELVDARDPEDTSTLMEGAIQGHVLVKNVDKALPLIKPRMLAVYGYDAKTPEKNNPSSGMGDWSLGFESNDHRTVICGFGPDGGKCPPFSPIANGTLMGGGGSSSISPFYVDSPLQALAARARKDETQLFWDVENSASSVPGSTDACLVFINAFSSEGVDRPSLRDDYSDAWVQNVASQCQNTIVVVHNAGIRLVDQWIDHPNITAVILAHLPGQNSGEAITQILYGDVSPNGKLPYTIARNESDYGAILEPVITTTNSWDRYYLQDNFTEGVYIDYRAFDEGDIKPRFEFGFGLTYTTFKYSNLKIENSVDLSTLSPFPDGDIIPGGHADLWDTIATVTADVTNTGDMPAAEVGQLYVTIPSDGQPMKQLRGFDKIMVRPGETKTFEFELRRRDLSVWDVAAQQWKLLSGSEYQLSVGASSVTALY
- a CDS encoding flavin monoamine oxidase family protein (COG:H;~EggNog:ENOG410PKM6;~InterPro:IPR001613,IPR036188,IPR002937;~PFAM:PF01266,PF13450,PF01593;~go_function: GO:0016491 - oxidoreductase activity [Evidence IEA];~go_process: GO:0055114 - oxidation-reduction process [Evidence IEA]); the encoded protein is MPHTKEGFLWTPNHTHSGLQTDSIQPSSPTIKPHYDIIVIGAGFAGLIAARDLIQRHNLNVLLIEARDRIGGRTWTAKVLGKELEMGGTWVHWAQPHVYNELQRYGLHRYLKTSAGTLAPERQFFKSSGGEIEEVSIADNIEALERVAEVFFNIDGLNSRALMPYPHDPLREPAMWKRYDHLTVQDRLDQLPDKISQRHRELFQSNISTFGSALGKDMGFVEALRWYALGGHSMARVFEMAGIYKIGHGGMTAFSRAILGDYNGDRLFNTTVRQINHIGSNKVVINTSNGEVKAKAVVSTIPLNCLDNITFNPPVSPLRQAALAKKHINTGAKIHFKLSATQQPWFATADGTNSNSSFVFAFFDHNGTKPSPSGTWCIGFGYNDRLPDKNDHHHIINRFRQDINRDADVEAYVTHDWKNDPYSKGAWACWGSNSASIYLEELQRPHGRVVFASADWADGWRGFVDGAIERGQSAVREAVNLLDGDGVAKL
- a CDS encoding TauD/TfdA family dioxygenase (COG:I;~EggNog:ENOG410PJYC;~InterPro:IPR042098,IPR003819;~PFAM:PF02668;~go_function: GO:0016491 - oxidoreductase activity [Evidence IEA];~go_process: GO:0055114 - oxidation-reduction process [Evidence IEA]), producing the protein MTEGKSPRQPDIQYHPDYEKYQARTEQRKATEVLTKELPAGFPAELISPLVWEGKDIETRNDWIYELSEKQLNEIDEALKTFKSLNLVFGYINQSTFPLPSLGPILRGLSKELHFGRGFFVLRGLPVDNYSREENVIIYAGVSSYVGNIRGRQEDTRFANGTSLVLSHIKDLSDKTRKNVIGAPSNTADKQVFHTDAGDVVSLLCLQPAMEGGESYIASNWLVYNVLAKERPDLIHTLSQDWPVDGFNDPQKPYTNRPLLYHQAATPSTPERVVIQYARRYFTGFLSQPRSSNIPPITEAQAEARDALHFLAEEHAATLGFRKGDVQYINNLSIFHARNAFRDEPGKERHLMRLWLRNPEFAWETPKPLRTRWDNVFKDVNEEEQVFPIEPRIRKTVGS